The following proteins come from a genomic window of Streptomyces sp. GS7:
- a CDS encoding purine-cytosine permease family protein: MAGVVEQHSIDVVPDDERHGSAVSQFTLWLGANLQITAVVTGALAVVFGAGAFWALIGLLLGNVLGGTVMALHSAQGPRLGLPQMITSRAQFGVRGAVVPLALVIVMYIGFFASGSVLAGQAVGELTHLGETPGIVLFAAVTAVAAAVGYRLIHLLGKIAGLVCALAFVYLGIRLLQRADLAALLHDRGFGLPVFLLAVSLSASWQLAFGPYVADYSRYLPRRTSARATFWWTFAGSVLGSQWSMTLGALAAAAAPAAFVGHEVGYLVGLGGAGALASLLYFVIALGKLTINILNTYGGFMSLVTSVSGFRSRRTLSPRGRSAYIAGIMVAGTAVALLGKDSFLTSFKDFLLFLLTFFTPWSAINLVDYYLLSKERYDIPALSDPAGRYGAWNLRALAVYALGVLAQLPFLATAFYTGPLVAPLGGADVSWLVGLAVPAVLYWAVARRDTARLAAPEAAPGRQTPSGLGG; the protein is encoded by the coding sequence ATGGCAGGCGTGGTCGAACAGCACTCGATCGACGTGGTCCCGGACGACGAACGGCACGGCAGCGCGGTCAGCCAGTTCACCCTCTGGCTGGGCGCCAACCTCCAGATCACCGCGGTCGTCACCGGTGCCCTGGCCGTGGTGTTCGGGGCGGGCGCCTTCTGGGCGCTGATCGGGCTGCTGCTCGGCAACGTCCTGGGCGGCACGGTGATGGCGCTGCACTCCGCGCAGGGCCCGCGGCTGGGCCTGCCGCAGATGATCACCTCGCGGGCGCAGTTCGGGGTGCGCGGGGCGGTGGTGCCGCTGGCGCTGGTCATCGTGATGTACATCGGGTTCTTCGCCAGCGGCAGCGTGCTGGCCGGGCAGGCGGTCGGTGAGCTGACGCATCTCGGCGAGACGCCCGGGATCGTCCTCTTCGCCGCCGTCACCGCGGTCGCCGCGGCCGTCGGCTACCGCCTGATCCACCTCCTCGGCAAGATCGCCGGCCTGGTCTGCGCGCTGGCCTTCGTCTACCTCGGCATCCGCCTCCTCCAGCGCGCCGACCTCGCCGCCCTGCTGCACGACCGCGGCTTCGGCCTGCCGGTCTTCCTGCTCGCGGTCTCCCTCTCGGCGTCCTGGCAGCTGGCGTTCGGCCCGTACGTCGCGGACTACTCGCGCTATCTGCCGCGCCGCACCTCGGCGCGCGCCACGTTCTGGTGGACGTTCGCCGGCTCCGTCCTGGGCTCGCAGTGGTCGATGACCCTCGGCGCGCTGGCCGCCGCCGCGGCGCCGGCCGCGTTCGTGGGGCACGAGGTCGGCTATCTCGTCGGCCTCGGCGGCGCGGGGGCACTCGCGTCGCTCCTCTACTTCGTCATCGCGCTCGGCAAGTTGACGATCAACATCCTCAACACCTACGGCGGCTTCATGTCGCTGGTCACCAGCGTCAGCGGCTTCCGCAGCCGGCGCACCCTGTCGCCGCGCGGCCGGTCCGCCTACATCGCCGGGATCATGGTGGCCGGCACCGCGGTCGCCCTCCTGGGCAAGGACTCCTTCCTCACCTCGTTCAAGGACTTCCTGCTCTTCCTGCTGACGTTCTTCACGCCCTGGTCGGCGATCAACCTCGTCGACTACTACCTGCTCTCCAAGGAGCGCTACGACATCCCGGCGCTCAGCGACCCCGCCGGACGCTACGGTGCCTGGAACCTGCGCGCGCTGGCCGTCTACGCCCTCGGCGTCCTGGCCCAACTGCCGTTCCTGGCCACCGCGTTCTACACCGGCCCGCTGGTCGCCCCGCTCGGCGGCGCGGACGTCTCCTGGCTGGTCGGCCTCGCGGTGCCCGCGGTCCTGTACTGGGCCGTCGCCCGCCGGGACACCGCGCGCCTCGCCGCCCCGGAGGCCGCGCCGGGGCGGCAGACCCCCTCGGGACTGGGGGGCTAG